In a genomic window of uncultured Flavobacterium sp.:
- a CDS encoding rhodanese-like domain-containing protein codes for MEAQIKHYENKLAFEMDPSDLFDALNNGEKVIVIDTRKAFGFEAEHIPTAINIPHRQMTIESTSHLDKDVLYVTYCDGIGCNASTRGALNMAKLGFKVKELIGGIEWWKFDGYATEGTNGVKAGLKIECAC; via the coding sequence ATGGAAGCACAAATTAAACATTATGAAAACAAATTAGCCTTCGAAATGGATCCTTCTGATTTATTTGATGCTTTGAATAATGGAGAAAAAGTAATTGTTATTGATACCAGAAAAGCTTTTGGTTTTGAGGCAGAACATATTCCAACTGCGATTAATATTCCTCATCGCCAAATGACGATCGAAAGCACAAGTCACTTGGATAAAGACGTTTTGTATGTGACGTATTGCGACGGAATTGGTTGTAATGCTTCGACAAGAGGTGCATTAAATATGGCTAAACTTGGTTTTAAGGTAAAAGAACTAATTGGCGGAATAGAGTGGTGGAAGTTTGACGGTTATGCCACCGAAGGAACAAATGGTGTAAAAGCAGGTTTGAAAATCGAATGTGCTTGTTAG
- a CDS encoding SRPBCC family protein, with product MATNISTIYLNAPIEKVWNALTKPELVKQWQYGSDLITDWKIGKEIRFRNEWEGQVFEQWGTVLDVIPNQKIKYSLFFPRPELEDKPENYFIMSYILSEENQKTKLEILQEDNRPGAVQEELQGEENPILQSLKALIEA from the coding sequence ATGGCAACAAATATTTCAACAATCTATCTTAATGCTCCAATAGAAAAAGTTTGGAATGCATTGACAAAGCCTGAATTAGTCAAACAATGGCAATATGGAAGTGATTTGATTACAGATTGGAAAATTGGTAAAGAAATCAGATTTAGAAACGAATGGGAAGGTCAGGTTTTTGAACAATGGGGAACCGTTTTGGATGTTATTCCGAATCAGAAAATTAAATATTCCCTATTTTTTCCAAGACCGGAACTAGAAGATAAGCCGGAGAATTATTTTATAATGAGTTATATTCTATCTGAAGAAAATCAGAAAACAAAACTTGAAATCCTTCAGGAAGACAATCGTCCCGGCGCTGTTCAGGAAGAACTACAAGGCGAAGAAAATCCAATTCTTCAAAGTCTGAAAGCTTTAATAGAAGCTTAA